The Kosakonia sacchari SP1 genome includes a window with the following:
- the malE gene encoding maltose/maltodextrin ABC transporter substrate-binding protein MalE: MKIKTGARILALSAVATMMFSASALAKIEEGKLVIWINGDKGYNGLAEVGKKFEKDTGIKVTVEHPDKLEEKFPQVAATGDGPDIIFWAHDRFGGYAQSGLLAEVTPDKAFQDKLFPFTWDAVRYNGKLIAYPIAVESLSLIYNKDLVPNPPKTWEEIPALDKQLKAKGKSALMFNLQEPYFTWPLIAADGGYAFKFENGKYDVKDVGVDNAGAKAGLGFLVKLIKDKHMNADTDYSIAEAAFNKGETAMTINGPWAWANIDKSKINYGVALLPTFKGKPSKPFVGVLSAGINAASPNKELAKEFLENYLLTDQGLADVNKDKPLGAVALKSYQDQLAKDPRIAATMDNAKTGEIMPNIPQMAAFWYATRTAVINAVSDRQTVDAALKDAQGRITK; the protein is encoded by the coding sequence ATGAAAATCAAAACAGGCGCACGCATCCTCGCTTTGTCCGCAGTGGCGACGATGATGTTTTCCGCCTCTGCCCTCGCCAAAATCGAAGAAGGTAAGCTGGTCATTTGGATCAACGGCGACAAAGGCTATAACGGCCTTGCCGAAGTGGGTAAGAAATTTGAGAAAGACACCGGCATTAAAGTTACCGTAGAACACCCGGATAAACTGGAAGAGAAATTCCCGCAGGTTGCTGCAACCGGCGACGGCCCGGACATTATTTTCTGGGCGCACGACCGCTTTGGCGGCTATGCGCAATCCGGTCTGCTGGCGGAAGTCACCCCGGATAAAGCCTTCCAGGACAAGCTGTTCCCCTTCACCTGGGACGCCGTACGCTACAACGGTAAGCTGATTGCCTACCCGATTGCTGTCGAATCCTTATCGCTGATTTACAACAAAGATCTCGTGCCGAACCCGCCGAAAACCTGGGAAGAGATCCCGGCGCTGGATAAACAGCTGAAAGCGAAAGGTAAGAGCGCGTTGATGTTCAACCTGCAAGAACCGTACTTCACCTGGCCACTGATTGCCGCCGATGGCGGTTACGCCTTCAAGTTTGAAAACGGTAAATATGACGTGAAAGATGTCGGCGTCGACAACGCAGGCGCGAAAGCCGGTCTCGGTTTCCTCGTGAAGCTGATTAAAGACAAACACATGAATGCCGACACGGATTACTCGATTGCAGAAGCGGCGTTTAACAAAGGTGAAACCGCGATGACCATCAATGGTCCGTGGGCGTGGGCCAACATTGATAAGAGCAAAATCAACTACGGCGTCGCGCTGTTGCCAACCTTTAAAGGTAAGCCTTCTAAACCGTTCGTTGGCGTGCTGAGCGCAGGCATCAACGCCGCCAGCCCGAACAAAGAGCTGGCGAAAGAGTTCCTCGAAAACTACCTGCTGACCGATCAAGGCCTGGCAGACGTTAACAAGGACAAACCGCTGGGTGCGGTCGCGCTGAAATCCTATCAGGATCAGTTGGCGAAAGACCCGCGCATCGCCGCGACAATGGATAACGCGAAAACCGGCGAAATTATGCCGAACATCCCGCAAATGGCTGCCTTCTGGTACGCCACACGCACTGCGGTTATCAACGCCGTTAGCGATCGCCAGACCGTCGACGCCGCGCTGAAAGACGCCCAGGGTCGTATTACCAAGTAA
- the malF gene encoding maltose ABC transporter permease MalF, with product MDVRRKRHWWQSPQLAWAAITVVGLLVAYLVVMMYAQGEYLFAITTLVLSSAGLYIFANRKAYAWRYVYPGVAGMGLFVLFPLICTIAIAFTNYSSTNQLTQERAQQVLLDRSYQAGKAYNFGLYPEGDAWRLALTDGDSGKNYVSDAFKPGGEQQLTLKEADALPAGERANLRIITQNRQALNQLTALLPDGSKVAMSSLRQFSGTRPLYQLEQDGTLANNQSGAKYRPNNEIGYFQVINADGSWGSEKLSPGYTVTIGWDNFTRVFTDEGIQKPFIEIFIWTVVFSVLTVVLTVAVGMVLACVVQWESLKGKAIYRVLLILPYAVPSFISILIFKGLFNQSFGEINMMLSALFGIKPAWFSDPTTARSMIVIVNTWLGYPYMMILCMGLLKAIPDDLYEASAMDGAGPLQNFFRITFPLLIKPLTPLMIASFAFNFNNFVLIQLLTNGGPDRIGTTTPAGYTDLLVSYTYRIAFEGGGGQDFGLAAAIATLIFLLVGALAIVNLKATRMKFD from the coding sequence ATGGATGTAAGAAGAAAACGCCACTGGTGGCAAAGCCCGCAACTCGCATGGGCGGCCATCACCGTTGTTGGCCTGTTGGTGGCTTACCTTGTCGTTATGATGTATGCCCAGGGGGAATACCTTTTCGCCATTACCACGCTCGTCCTCAGCTCGGCGGGCCTCTATATTTTCGCCAATCGCAAGGCATACGCCTGGCGCTATGTTTACCCCGGCGTGGCCGGTATGGGGCTGTTTGTCCTGTTCCCGCTGATTTGTACCATCGCCATCGCGTTTACCAACTACAGCAGCACTAACCAACTCACCCAGGAGCGCGCGCAGCAGGTGCTGCTCGACCGTTCCTACCAGGCAGGCAAAGCGTATAACTTTGGGCTTTACCCGGAAGGTGACGCGTGGCGACTGGCGCTGACCGACGGCGACAGCGGCAAAAATTACGTTTCCGATGCGTTCAAACCCGGCGGCGAGCAGCAACTGACCTTAAAAGAGGCTGACGCCCTGCCCGCTGGCGAGCGCGCCAATCTGCGCATCATCACGCAAAACCGCCAGGCGCTGAACCAGCTGACCGCACTCCTGCCGGATGGCAGCAAAGTGGCGATGAGTTCGCTGCGCCAGTTCTCCGGTACGCGCCCGCTGTATCAGCTTGAGCAGGACGGCACGCTGGCCAACAACCAGAGCGGCGCGAAATACCGCCCGAACAATGAAATCGGCTACTTCCAGGTGATTAACGCCGATGGCAGTTGGGGCAGCGAAAAGCTCAGCCCCGGCTATACCGTGACCATCGGCTGGGATAACTTCACGCGCGTCTTTACCGATGAAGGCATTCAAAAACCGTTTATTGAGATCTTTATCTGGACGGTGGTGTTTTCGGTGCTGACCGTGGTGCTGACCGTTGCTGTCGGCATGGTGCTGGCCTGCGTCGTACAGTGGGAGTCCCTGAAAGGCAAAGCGATTTATCGCGTGCTGTTAATCCTGCCGTATGCCGTACCATCGTTTATCTCAATTTTGATCTTCAAGGGGCTGTTTAACCAGAGTTTTGGCGAGATCAATATGATGCTGAGCGCGCTGTTTGGCATTAAACCGGCCTGGTTTAGCGATCCCACCACCGCGCGTTCAATGATCGTGATCGTCAACACCTGGCTCGGTTATCCGTACATGATGATCCTGTGCATGGGGCTGTTGAAAGCGATCCCTGACGATCTGTATGAAGCCTCGGCCATGGACGGTGCCGGGCCGCTGCAAAACTTTTTCCGCATCACCTTTCCGCTGCTGATCAAGCCGCTGACGCCGCTGATGATCGCCAGCTTCGCGTTTAACTTTAACAACTTCGTGCTGATCCAACTGCTGACCAATGGTGGCCCGGATCGCATCGGCACCACCACGCCGGCCGGTTATACCGACTTGCTGGTGAGCTACACCTATCGCATCGCCTTTGAAGGCGGCGGTGGTCAGGACTTTGGGCTCGCTGCCGCTATCGCCACGCTGATTTTCCTGCTGGTAGGTGCGTTGGCTATCGTCAACCTGAAAGCTACGCGCATGAAATTCGATTAA
- the malG gene encoding maltose ABC transporter permease MalG translates to MAMVQAKSQKLRLFITHLLLLVFIAAIMFPLLMVVAISLREGNFATGSLIPENISWEHWRLALGFSVEHADGRVTPPPFPVLLWLWNSVKIAVITAVGIVALSTTSAYAFARMRFRGKATLLKGMLIFQMFPAVLSLVALYALFDRLGQYVPFIGLNTHGGVIFAYMGGIALHVWTIKGYFETIDGSLEEAASLDGATPWQAFRLVLLPLSVPILAVVFILSFIAAITEVPVASLLLRDVNSYTLAVGMQQYLNPQNYLWGDFAAAAVLSAIPITVVFLLAQRWLVNGLTAGGVKG, encoded by the coding sequence ATGGCTATGGTGCAGGCGAAATCGCAAAAGCTGCGGCTGTTTATCACCCATTTGTTACTGCTGGTGTTTATTGCCGCGATTATGTTTCCACTGCTGATGGTGGTCGCCATTTCGCTGCGTGAAGGTAACTTCGCTACCGGCAGTTTGATTCCGGAAAATATTTCGTGGGAACACTGGCGCCTCGCGCTGGGCTTTAGCGTCGAACACGCCGATGGCCGCGTCACACCGCCGCCGTTCCCGGTGCTGCTGTGGCTGTGGAACTCGGTGAAAATCGCCGTGATCACCGCAGTCGGCATTGTGGCGCTCTCCACCACTTCTGCGTACGCCTTTGCCCGTATGCGTTTTCGCGGCAAAGCGACATTGCTGAAAGGGATGCTGATTTTCCAGATGTTCCCGGCGGTGCTGTCGCTGGTGGCGCTGTACGCATTGTTTGACCGGCTCGGCCAGTACGTGCCATTTATCGGCCTGAATACGCACGGCGGGGTGATCTTCGCTTATATGGGCGGGATCGCGCTGCATGTGTGGACGATCAAAGGTTATTTCGAAACAATCGACGGTTCGCTGGAAGAGGCCGCCTCGCTGGATGGCGCAACACCGTGGCAAGCGTTCCGTTTGGTGCTGCTGCCGCTGTCGGTGCCGATTCTGGCGGTAGTGTTTATTCTGTCATTTATCGCCGCCATTACCGAAGTACCGGTTGCCTCGTTGCTGCTACGCGATGTCAACAGTTACACGCTGGCGGTCGGGATGCAGCAATATCTCAACCCGCAAAACTACCTGTGGGGCGATTTTGCCGCGGCGGCGGTGCTGTCCGCGATCCCAATTACAGTTGTCTTCCTGCTTGCGCAGCGTTGGCTGGTTAACGGCCTGACCGCAGGCGGTGTGAAAGGTTAA
- the psiE gene encoding phosphate-starvation-inducible protein PsiE, with translation MTSLTRPRVEFISTILQTVLNLGLLSLGLILIVFLGKETLHLADVLFAPVQTSKYELVEGLVVYFLYFEFIALIVKYFQSGFHFPLRYFIYIGITAIVRLIIVDHQSPMDVLIYSAAILLLVITLWLCNSQRLRRE, from the coding sequence ATGACATCGCTAACTCGTCCTCGCGTTGAGTTTATTTCGACCATATTGCAGACCGTGCTGAATCTTGGTCTGTTGAGCCTCGGTCTGATTTTGATTGTCTTTTTGGGCAAAGAGACACTGCATCTGGCCGATGTGCTGTTCGCGCCGGTGCAAACCAGCAAATATGAGCTGGTGGAAGGGCTGGTGGTTTACTTTCTCTATTTCGAATTTATCGCCCTGATTGTGAAGTACTTTCAGTCCGGGTTTCACTTCCCGCTGCGCTACTTTATCTACATCGGCATTACCGCGATTGTGCGGTTGATCATTGTCGATCACCAGTCGCCAATGGACGTACTGATCTACTCGGCGGCGATCCTGTTGCTGGTCATCACGCTGTGGTTGTGTAACTCGCAACGGCTGAGGCGCGAATAA
- a CDS encoding GNAT family N-acetyltransferase, translated as MLIVRKAEIADAALLSEMGYASYRHHFAPLWREPAELEAFLSQEYSPVVIEQSLQSEAGGWFIAQNTAPVGFAKVSWHSAVDEHGPVGTLLHKLYLLPGETGKGYGERLLAEIERLAQQRGERFIWLEVLDANPNAQRFYLRQGFTHLKDTTFSTASQQSTLHILGKSL; from the coding sequence ATGCTTATCGTACGTAAGGCTGAAATCGCGGACGCCGCGTTACTGAGTGAAATGGGCTACGCCAGTTATCGCCATCATTTTGCCCCTCTGTGGCGCGAACCGGCCGAACTGGAGGCATTTCTCAGCCAGGAGTATTCCCCGGTAGTAATCGAACAGAGCCTGCAAAGCGAAGCGGGCGGCTGGTTTATCGCGCAGAATACGGCACCTGTCGGTTTCGCCAAAGTCTCCTGGCACAGCGCGGTCGACGAACATGGCCCGGTGGGTACGCTGCTGCATAAACTCTATCTGTTACCGGGCGAAACGGGGAAAGGCTACGGCGAGCGACTGCTGGCAGAAATAGAACGCCTGGCGCAACAGCGCGGAGAGAGGTTTATCTGGCTGGAAGTGCTGGACGCCAACCCAAACGCGCAGCGCTTTTATCTTCGCCAGGGATTCACGCATCTCAAAGACACAACATTCAGTACCGCGTCGCAGCAAAGTACGCTGCATATTCTGGGCAAATCGCTTTAA
- a CDS encoding acyltransferase — translation MTSASLRQTAVRNVTCGDNVVIYEPANLYDCTLADDVFVGPFVEIQGHTQVGKGSKIQSHSFICEYVTIGERCFIGHGVMFANDMFRDGKPDPDSNNWGRIVIGNDVSIGSGATILAVTITDGCVIGAGSVVTKSISEKGVYAGNPARLLRRL, via the coding sequence ATGACAAGCGCCTCTTTGCGCCAAACCGCCGTACGCAATGTGACCTGCGGCGACAATGTGGTGATTTATGAACCCGCCAATTTATACGACTGCACACTGGCGGACGATGTGTTTGTCGGCCCGTTTGTCGAAATTCAGGGGCACACCCAGGTCGGTAAAGGTTCGAAAATCCAGTCCCACAGCTTTATTTGCGAATATGTCACCATTGGTGAGCGCTGCTTTATCGGTCACGGCGTAATGTTTGCCAACGATATGTTTCGTGATGGCAAACCAGACCCGGACAGCAACAACTGGGGGCGCATCGTGATTGGTAATGACGTGTCGATTGGCAGCGGCGCAACGATTCTGGCAGTGACCATTACCGATGGTTGCGTGATAGGCGCGGGCAGCGTGGTGACCAAATCGATCAGCGAGAAAGGAGTGTATGCGGGAAATCCTGCGCGGTTGTTGCGCCGGTTATGA